Proteins from a genomic interval of Methanoplanus endosymbiosus:
- the nikR gene encoding nickel-responsive transcriptional regulator NikR, translating to MSQESDLSRIGISLPKNLLDKFDEILEYRGYSSRSEGIRDAIRNYITYYRWMSDVTGERQGVITMVYDHEHRGLLQTLTEIQHEHTDIIQSSLHSHVSHDKCLEIILVRGDAGDIKKIAESLMAQKGVESVKLTTIAIED from the coding sequence ATGTCACAGGAATCAGACCTTTCAAGAATAGGAATATCGCTCCCAAAAAACCTTCTGGATAAATTTGATGAAATTCTGGAATACAGAGGATATTCATCCCGTTCAGAGGGGATACGCGATGCAATAAGAAATTACATCACATATTACAGATGGATGTCTGATGTTACAGGAGAGAGACAGGGAGTAATTACAATGGTTTATGACCATGAACACCGGGGTCTCCTTCAGACACTGACTGAAATACAGCATGAACATACTGATATAATCCAGTCATCCCTGCACAGCCATGTCTCACATGACAAATGCCTGGAGATCATTCTTGTCCGCGGCGATGCGGGTGACATCAAGAAAATTGCTGAAAGCCTGATGGCGCAGAAGGGTGTTGAATCGGTGAAACTGACAACAATAGCGATTGAAGATTAA
- a CDS encoding DUF2098 domain-containing protein encodes MLWSVFLTFPIAIGSALYITEKLEKQPYIIADTKFITGMGSFAVGSFVRYPKTGTSGRVDSVEFFDGEEFARIEETGLYYRTDTLIITDKYEKKAERGENSGIERLKYEKRLDSDEIKDAFDHVDGVGAG; translated from the coding sequence ATGCTTTGGTCTGTTTTTTTAACATTTCCGATAGCTATTGGTTCGGCACTGTACATTACTGAAAAATTGGAAAAACAACCATATATTATAGCCGACACAAAGTTCATTACAGGTATGGGATCATTTGCTGTAGGTTCATTTGTCAGGTATCCAAAGACCGGCACATCAGGCAGAGTTGACTCAGTTGAATTCTTTGACGGAGAGGAATTTGCAAGGATTGAGGAGACCGGCCTGTATTACCGGACAGATACCCTGATAATCACGGATAAGTATGAGAAGAAAGCTGAGCGTGGCGAAAATTCCGGCATTGAAAGGCTGAAATATGAAAAGCGCCTTGATTCAGACGAGATCAAAGATGCGTTTGATCATGTGGATGGTGTTGGTGCGGGATAA
- a CDS encoding YcaO-related McrA-glycine thioamidation protein, which yields MHRSEDTEKTLNLLKQILSDIGVTEVRDLTACDRVKIPVYSAITPDNRPGAPREHTGKGVTPADAETAAIMNAVESYCAEYRGERLITGSYENFGPARAVDPRELILPQEPENNQLLYWSPVWDILNEEEVLIPANAIYHPYDPPGMANQLFKSSTTGLAAGNNMEEAILHAMYQIIEKDAISIAESKRMLGRRLVIDTEGTAKDLLNKFKENGIEIHLWLLDGKTSVPVVAAAADDTETKDPAMLVTGTGAHLSPEIAVIRALTGIAKSRASLIADKNENAAKNLMIQKAGYERLKRINKMWFKENEDTIKISDIPDSSTDSIDGDIKRVTEEVERHADRICACDLTKTSIPVVKLVIPGFEVTHMDPTRIKK from the coding sequence ATGCACAGGTCAGAAGATACTGAAAAGACCTTAAATCTGCTAAAACAGATTCTTTCTGATATCGGAGTCACAGAAGTCAGGGATTTGACAGCCTGTGACAGAGTGAAAATCCCGGTTTACTCCGCCATAACTCCGGATAACAGGCCCGGCGCACCAAGGGAGCATACAGGTAAAGGAGTTACTCCGGCAGATGCCGAAACTGCGGCAATAATGAATGCTGTGGAGAGTTACTGCGCAGAATACAGAGGGGAGAGGCTTATCACCGGAAGTTACGAAAATTTCGGGCCGGCAAGGGCCGTTGATCCAAGGGAGCTGATTCTGCCGCAGGAGCCTGAGAACAACCAGCTGCTGTACTGGAGTCCGGTATGGGACATCTTAAACGAGGAGGAGGTTCTGATTCCGGCAAATGCCATATATCACCCGTATGATCCTCCCGGAATGGCTAACCAGCTCTTCAAAAGCAGCACAACCGGCCTTGCAGCCGGAAATAATATGGAGGAAGCAATACTCCATGCCATGTATCAGATCATAGAAAAGGATGCCATAAGCATTGCCGAGAGCAAAAGGATGCTTGGCAGAAGACTTGTGATCGATACAGAAGGCACTGCAAAAGATCTCCTGAATAAATTTAAGGAAAACGGGATAGAGATTCACCTGTGGCTCTTAGACGGAAAAACATCCGTGCCTGTGGTCGCCGCAGCAGCGGACGATACAGAGACAAAAGATCCTGCAATGCTTGTGACAGGAACCGGTGCGCACCTCAGTCCTGAGATTGCGGTTATAAGGGCGCTCACCGGCATTGCAAAAAGCCGCGCTTCACTGATAGCAGATAAGAATGAGAATGCCGCCAAAAATCTTATGATTCAGAAGGCCGGATATGAGAGGCTTAAAAGGATAAACAAAATGTGGTTTAAGGAGAATGAGGATACAATAAAAATCTCTGACATTCCCGACAGCAGCACAGACTCCATTGATGGTGATATTAAGAGGGTGACAGAAGAGGTTGAGAGGCATGCTGACCGGATATGTGCCTGCGATCTCACTAAGACCAGCATTCCGGTGGTAAAACTAGTAATACCCGGATTTGAAGTCACCCACATGGACCCGACAAGAATTAAAAAATAA
- a CDS encoding oligosaccharyl transferase, archaeosortase A system-associated — protein sequence MDFNQFKNKRILIIAGLVAVFTLLSLMIRLIPAGNLVAVDGVNLLGNDPWYNLRQIELLISDSLQYPWYDPMTNYPYGTNNFWGPLYPLIAAVMCIVTGAATRTDIMYVSSWLPALMGAAMVPVMYFAGERLSGYKTGLIAAFLTAIVSGQFFYRSLFGFVDHHVAEVFFSTLFCLVILFYLSYVRDHPVDLKNTESLKIPALISAGAGFAYFLGLAVMPTMLLFAFIMAIYTGIQFIYDHIKNKTSDFLLLFNVVAFLTAIVLYAALIGIRFDGFDMARYSVGHIFAYLALIAGTVVLYALSTYLSEKPSYYYVGAIFGLAIAGLLGLMVVLPDLYTIIVNGLWSFFGYKTTLSTIQEANHWSFENAWNAFNFGLIMMVLAFFVMVYQFIREHKPELIFTIVWSLVILYATTVQLRYEYYLGANIALMSAYFISWTLDYGLKDILGFAGIKPQDKILEEMPEEEKTGKKKKSEGSSAKKKKPVKKAHAAKPKAFPAGIAVVGVIFLLLFSYFSVNVDLAVSNNVGGINGDWMESLEWMGANTPETGVDYYKLYEKDSFEYPEEAYGVMSWWDYGHWITFNAKRMPNANPFQEGVAGPNGSAAFFVQTDEAGSNLVLDNLDTRFVITDVEMDTAKFWAMATWFNPELQQSPYVMNLYQHQEDGSLTPATLYRDEYFETMISKLHNFDGSLVIPSEVLYVEYVSGDMYGAPLPIISKAEYMPYDAAESAVAAFNGNNAKAGAALLSPNVIQPSTKVPALQHYRLVHESPTNVLSGQGGADLKYVKTFEYVPGAIIRGDGIIAVNLESDQGRKFTYMQESVNGEFTVPYSTGGDNYGTRVLSDYTVIDTGETFKVSEDAVMNGLYIN from the coding sequence ATGGATTTTAACCAGTTTAAAAATAAGAGAATATTAATTATTGCGGGACTTGTTGCCGTATTTACACTTCTCTCCTTAATGATCCGGCTCATTCCTGCCGGAAATTTAGTTGCTGTGGACGGAGTGAATCTGCTTGGCAATGATCCGTGGTATAACCTGAGGCAGATTGAGCTTCTGATCTCAGATTCGCTTCAGTACCCGTGGTATGACCCGATGACGAATTATCCGTACGGGACTAACAACTTCTGGGGGCCGCTGTATCCTTTGATTGCGGCTGTGATGTGCATTGTGACAGGTGCGGCAACCCGTACTGACATCATGTATGTCTCGTCCTGGCTGCCTGCACTTATGGGTGCGGCTATGGTGCCTGTGATGTACTTTGCCGGTGAGCGTCTTTCCGGTTATAAAACCGGACTTATTGCTGCTTTCCTTACTGCAATAGTATCAGGTCAGTTCTTTTACAGGTCCCTCTTTGGGTTTGTGGATCACCATGTGGCAGAGGTATTCTTCAGTACGCTCTTCTGTCTGGTGATTCTCTTCTACCTCTCATATGTAAGGGATCACCCGGTGGACCTCAAAAATACCGAGTCACTCAAAATTCCGGCTCTGATCTCTGCCGGGGCAGGATTTGCCTATTTCCTGGGCCTTGCTGTAATGCCGACAATGCTTCTATTTGCATTTATTATGGCTATTTATACCGGAATTCAGTTCATTTATGACCATATCAAGAATAAAACATCAGACTTTCTTCTTCTCTTCAATGTGGTTGCATTTCTGACAGCGATAGTTCTTTATGCTGCACTCATCGGCATCAGATTTGACGGCTTTGATATGGCAAGGTACTCTGTCGGCCATATATTTGCATATCTTGCCCTTATTGCCGGAACTGTGGTTCTTTATGCTCTTTCAACCTATCTCTCAGAGAAACCTTCATATTACTATGTCGGAGCAATATTCGGCCTTGCAATAGCAGGTCTGCTTGGGCTTATGGTTGTTCTGCCTGATCTGTACACTATAATTGTTAACGGCCTCTGGAGCTTTTTCGGCTATAAGACAACACTATCAACAATCCAGGAGGCAAACCACTGGAGTTTTGAGAATGCCTGGAATGCGTTTAACTTCGGCCTGATAATGATGGTCCTTGCATTCTTTGTGATGGTCTATCAGTTTATCCGTGAGCATAAACCGGAGCTCATCTTCACCATTGTCTGGTCGCTGGTAATTCTCTATGCTACAACTGTGCAGCTGAGGTATGAGTATTATCTCGGTGCAAATATCGCTCTTATGTCTGCATACTTCATATCATGGACACTTGATTATGGTCTGAAAGATATACTTGGATTTGCCGGAATAAAGCCTCAGGATAAAATTTTAGAGGAGATGCCTGAAGAAGAAAAGACGGGAAAAAAGAAGAAATCTGAGGGTTCATCGGCGAAGAAGAAAAAACCGGTTAAAAAAGCACATGCAGCAAAGCCAAAAGCATTCCCTGCCGGAATTGCAGTTGTTGGTGTAATTTTTCTGCTCCTCTTCAGTTATTTCTCAGTAAATGTCGATCTTGCTGTATCAAATAATGTAGGCGGGATTAACGGCGACTGGATGGAATCCCTTGAGTGGATGGGTGCAAATACTCCTGAAACCGGAGTTGATTACTACAAACTATATGAAAAAGACTCCTTTGAATATCCTGAGGAAGCCTACGGCGTTATGTCATGGTGGGACTACGGCCACTGGATAACCTTCAATGCCAAGAGGATGCCTAATGCAAACCCCTTCCAGGAGGGGGTTGCAGGTCCAAACGGTTCCGCCGCATTCTTTGTTCAGACAGATGAGGCTGGTTCAAACCTTGTGCTTGACAACCTTGACACAAGGTTTGTCATAACCGATGTCGAGATGGATACAGCCAAATTCTGGGCAATGGCAACATGGTTCAATCCGGAGCTTCAGCAGTCTCCATATGTGATGAACCTGTACCAGCACCAGGAGGACGGCTCACTCACCCCGGCCACACTGTACAGGGACGAATATTTTGAGACAATGATCTCAAAGCTGCACAACTTTGACGGTTCACTTGTTATTCCGTCTGAGGTGCTGTATGTCGAATATGTCAGCGGAGACATGTACGGCGCACCACTGCCGATAATATCAAAGGCTGAGTATATGCCTTATGATGCCGCTGAATCTGCGGTTGCAGCATTTAACGGGAATAATGCGAAAGCAGGCGCTGCCCTCCTAAGTCCTAATGTTATTCAGCCTTCAACAAAGGTGCCGGCACTTCAGCATTACAGGCTTGTGCATGAGTCGCCGACAAATGTTCTCAGCGGACAGGGTGGAGCCGATCTGAAATATGTCAAGACATTTGAGTATGTGCCCGGTGCAATAATCCGTGGTGACGGAATAATTGCAGTAAACCTTGAGTCAGATCAGGGCAGAAAGTTCACATATATGCAGGAGAGCGTAAACGGTGAATTCACTGTTCCTTATTCTACCGGTGGCGATAATTACGGAACCAGGGTTCTCTCGGATTATACAGTCATAGATACCGGAGAGACATTTAAGGTTTCAGAGGATGCTGTGATGAACGGCCTTTATATCAACTGA
- the asnB gene encoding asparagine synthase (glutamine-hydrolyzing) gives MCGIAGHFKITGENINKDYLMQMSEILSHRGPDDSGFFIENEIGLAHRRLSIIDLSEEGRQPMTNEDESIWLTFNGEIYNFHEIREELISKGHKFRSKTDSEVIIHSYEEWGSDCLLKFNGMWAFAIWDKNKKELFCARDRFGIKPLYYTIQNNNFIFASEIKALCCYPDVGKKPNDRQVITFLKWGLSDHTNETMFEGILQLPAGHFMKISINNQPEIIKYYSPGKSDEIISDSNTDERDANELLNLLKDSTKLHLRSDVPTGTCLSGGLDSSTITVLISKILKENSPDAPKQKTFSAIFDEKKFDESDYIKIIVESTDVNAHYIKPNPKELWNDLDHLIYSNDEPFMQLTLYSQYCIMRYLSKDVKVVLDGQGADEIFAGYIAYLYSHISSLIHKRHYLKASKELTGTLKNHSGFVKYAIKQFFIRKGRRDLINGYEEPLERYQGNLNEALITDLTSANLPYLLHWEDRMSMAFSVEARVPFLDYRIVEYANNLPGDKKIRKGITKYILRKSIKGIIPEEIRCRMDKKGFSTPEEIWMKEELKDNIIEVMKSSSFKTRKYWNSVLVYSDYCSFINDKKEYSSEIWRIVCTELWLRKFFPES, from the coding sequence ATGTGTGGAATCGCGGGACACTTCAAAATAACAGGAGAAAATATCAATAAGGATTATTTAATGCAGATGTCGGAAATTCTGTCACACAGGGGACCCGATGATTCAGGCTTCTTTATTGAAAATGAAATAGGTCTTGCACACCGTCGCCTCTCAATAATTGACCTCTCAGAAGAGGGCAGGCAGCCAATGACAAATGAGGACGAAAGTATCTGGCTGACATTCAACGGAGAGATATATAATTTCCATGAAATACGGGAAGAACTTATTAGTAAAGGACATAAATTTAGATCCAAAACAGACAGTGAAGTTATTATTCACAGTTATGAAGAATGGGGATCTGACTGTCTATTAAAATTTAATGGAATGTGGGCTTTTGCAATCTGGGATAAAAATAAAAAAGAGCTATTCTGCGCACGCGACAGGTTTGGAATAAAACCACTCTATTATACAATACAAAACAACAATTTCATATTCGCTTCTGAGATAAAAGCGCTCTGTTGCTACCCAGATGTCGGTAAAAAGCCAAACGACAGACAGGTGATAACCTTCCTTAAATGGGGTCTCTCAGATCATACAAACGAAACAATGTTTGAAGGTATTCTTCAGTTGCCGGCAGGGCATTTTATGAAAATATCAATAAATAACCAGCCAGAAATAATAAAATACTACTCTCCCGGCAAAAGTGATGAGATAATATCCGATAGTAATACCGATGAAAGAGATGCAAACGAATTATTGAATCTTCTTAAAGATTCAACAAAACTCCACCTAAGAAGTGATGTTCCGACAGGAACATGCCTGAGTGGAGGCCTGGATTCATCAACAATTACAGTACTTATTAGTAAAATATTGAAGGAAAATAGTCCGGATGCCCCAAAACAGAAAACATTTTCAGCCATTTTTGATGAGAAAAAGTTTGATGAAAGTGACTATATCAAAATTATTGTTGAATCCACAGATGTGAATGCCCATTACATCAAGCCAAATCCAAAAGAACTATGGAATGACCTTGATCACCTAATCTATTCAAATGATGAACCATTTATGCAGCTTACACTTTACTCACAATACTGCATAATGAGGTATTTATCAAAGGATGTAAAAGTTGTTCTTGACGGACAGGGTGCAGATGAAATATTTGCAGGCTACATTGCTTATTTATACAGCCATATCTCCAGCCTGATTCATAAAAGGCATTATCTTAAAGCCAGCAAAGAACTGACCGGAACGCTGAAGAACCATTCAGGATTTGTGAAGTATGCAATCAAACAGTTTTTTATTCGTAAAGGCAGAAGAGACCTGATAAATGGATATGAAGAACCACTGGAAAGGTATCAGGGAAATCTGAATGAAGCGCTGATAACAGATCTGACAAGCGCCAACCTCCCATATCTACTTCACTGGGAAGACAGAATGTCAATGGCTTTCTCAGTTGAAGCCAGAGTGCCCTTTTTAGATTATCGGATAGTCGAATACGCCAATAACCTACCCGGTGATAAAAAAATCAGAAAGGGAATTACAAAATATATCCTCAGAAAATCAATAAAAGGAATTATCCCTGAAGAAATCAGGTGCAGAATGGATAAAAAAGGATTTTCTACGCCTGAAGAAATATGGATGAAGGAGGAGTTAAAAGATAATATAATTGAAGTTATGAAATCCAGTTCGTTTAAAACAAGGAAATACTGGAACTCAGTATTAGTTTACTCAGATTATTGTAGCTTTATCAATGACAAAAAAGAATACTCCTCAGAAATATGGAGGATAGTATGTACAGAATTGTGGCTCAGAAAATTTTTTCCTGAGTCTTAA
- a CDS encoding glycosyltransferase, with translation MFIFVVSVLLISVSALPYIYYLFGIKFGKKTCSVYLLKEFPNISIIISAYNEEKIISERIDNLAETGYPKDKFELIFIDDHSDDNTKYLAESKLRDSGINYRIFSNYERKGTNKSYNFALSRAKNNIIVTTDANKFFEADTLVILISRLVSDDSVAAVCADVRPFEESKNQKLGGMEGIYRNFYGRMCDWESANDSTYNFNGALVAFKKNIISSIKENRGADDANTAFEAIRSGYRAVYVIESVIYEKIPPEINKQYKQKVRRAKRLIEATLFNMDLLTEKRIFSIRFYPFRIMMYVISPAFFLSGLILFIISVLVYSVFVGTVIIVLFILFISLKKSSFISSFILNQFYLLVGLLKIRKNMTIWDSTSV, from the coding sequence ATGTTTATTTTTGTAGTTTCTGTTCTGTTAATCTCAGTTTCGGCATTGCCATATATATATTATTTATTTGGAATTAAATTTGGGAAAAAAACTTGTTCTGTTTATTTATTGAAGGAATTTCCCAATATAAGCATAATTATTTCTGCATATAATGAAGAGAAAATTATTTCTGAAAGAATTGATAATCTGGCTGAAACTGGCTATCCTAAAGATAAATTTGAACTTATTTTTATCGATGATCATTCTGATGATAACACCAAATATCTTGCAGAATCTAAGTTGAGGGATTCTGGAATAAACTACAGAATATTTTCAAATTATGAAAGGAAGGGCACAAACAAGTCATATAATTTTGCTTTGAGCAGGGCCAAAAATAACATCATTGTCACAACTGATGCGAATAAATTTTTTGAAGCAGATACACTGGTTATTCTGATTTCACGTTTGGTTTCTGATGATTCTGTTGCGGCTGTATGTGCTGATGTCAGGCCTTTTGAAGAATCTAAAAACCAAAAATTAGGAGGAATGGAAGGTATATACAGGAATTTTTATGGACGGATGTGTGACTGGGAGTCTGCAAATGATTCAACATATAATTTCAATGGTGCTCTGGTTGCCTTTAAAAAGAATATTATATCTTCAATAAAGGAAAACAGGGGCGCAGATGATGCAAATACAGCTTTTGAAGCGATAAGGAGTGGCTACAGGGCTGTCTATGTGATTGAGTCAGTAATATATGAAAAAATTCCACCTGAAATTAATAAACAGTACAAACAGAAAGTCCGGAGGGCAAAGAGGCTTATTGAAGCAACATTGTTTAATATGGACTTACTTACAGAGAAGAGAATTTTCTCGATAAGATTTTACCCTTTCAGAATTATGATGTATGTTATCTCTCCGGCATTTTTTCTCTCTGGATTGATATTGTTTATAATCTCAGTATTGGTTTATAGTGTTTTTGTCGGGACAGTAATTATTGTTTTATTCATCCTCTTTATCAGTTTAAAAAAATCGTCTTTTATATCATCATTTATACTAAATCAATTCTATCTATTGGTCGGGCTATTAAAAATCAGGAAAAATATGACTATCTGGGATAGTACCTCTGTTTAG
- a CDS encoding tRNA(Ile)(2)-agmatinylcytidine synthase — protein sequence MIFRLGLDDTDSPEGMCTTYLASVLSDKLRSEGITVKELLLVRLNPNVKFKTRGNAAVCLICEGDLDCAFDTACIMVEKYADFGCGNTNPGVVAVAEDARPGAGFYLRALRDFCTIDGTVGMLDKIPADKVRYRGWKNKRGLIGASASVAAELGDCSDKCADDCTYELLVYRDPEDKGMRYVDRESLFEAEEKTYPHTWDSVDTVNNAVVCVPHTPDPVIYGIRGESPEWLQKADSYIISQMPERSSLFRTNQGTDAHLTDADAGDIEDGKSYRISGKVFSSPESGPGGHVSFMLEGMDGSPVRCMAYEPTKNFRNIIRALIPGDLVRVCGSFKGGSINLEKIEVTETALLTEEKPPVCVCGKRMTSAGSGKGYKCRKCSEKSMVPEITVTERNLSPGWYEVPPVARRHLSKPLIRGKFQVFKSNQIYR from the coding sequence ATGATTTTCAGACTCGGACTTGATGACACTGATTCTCCGGAAGGGATGTGCACGACTTATCTCGCCTCAGTCCTCTCGGATAAGCTCAGAAGTGAGGGTATAACGGTTAAGGAACTGCTTCTTGTCAGGCTTAATCCCAATGTTAAATTTAAGACCAGGGGCAATGCCGCTGTATGCCTGATATGTGAGGGTGATCTGGACTGTGCCTTTGATACAGCCTGCATTATGGTCGAAAAATATGCTGACTTTGGCTGCGGGAACACAAATCCGGGAGTTGTTGCAGTGGCGGAGGATGCAAGGCCCGGTGCCGGGTTTTATCTCCGGGCACTCAGGGACTTCTGCACAATTGACGGTACTGTCGGGATGCTGGATAAAATTCCGGCTGATAAGGTGAGATACAGGGGCTGGAAGAATAAACGGGGCCTTATTGGTGCTTCTGCTTCGGTTGCTGCAGAGTTGGGTGACTGTTCGGATAAATGCGCTGACGACTGCACCTATGAGCTTCTTGTGTACAGAGATCCGGAGGATAAGGGCATGCGGTATGTGGATAGGGAGAGCCTCTTTGAGGCGGAGGAGAAGACATATCCGCATACCTGGGACTCAGTTGATACTGTCAATAACGCAGTTGTCTGTGTGCCCCACACTCCTGATCCTGTTATTTATGGCATAAGGGGCGAATCCCCGGAATGGCTACAGAAGGCAGATTCATATATTATATCCCAGATGCCGGAGAGAAGCTCTCTCTTCAGGACCAATCAGGGGACTGATGCCCATCTGACTGATGCAGATGCCGGAGATATTGAGGATGGAAAATCCTACAGAATTTCCGGAAAGGTCTTCTCCTCCCCTGAATCCGGGCCTGGCGGCCATGTATCTTTCATGCTGGAAGGAATGGATGGATCTCCTGTCAGATGCATGGCGTATGAACCGACCAAAAATTTCAGGAATATTATCAGGGCACTGATACCCGGAGATCTTGTCAGGGTATGCGGCAGTTTTAAGGGCGGCAGTATAAACCTTGAAAAGATTGAAGTGACTGAAACTGCTCTCCTGACAGAGGAGAAACCTCCGGTCTGCGTATGCGGGAAGAGGATGACCAGCGCGGGTTCCGGCAAGGGTTATAAATGCCGGAAATGCTCTGAAAAGAGTATGGTTCCGGAAATTACCGTTACTGAAAGGAACTTAAGCCCTGGTTGGTATGAGGTTCCGCCAGTTGCGAGAAGGCACCTGTCAAAGCCGCTCATCCGGGGGAAATTTCAGGTGTTTAAGTCGAATCAGATTTATAGGTGA
- a CDS encoding transcriptional regulator yields MTHERLLQTVISVLLMAGYNVSERCGIRPRSFDLIARKSENILVIKVVPHIDSVGEDSASDLHIIATHLRGKPIIVGEKARDSDLERGAVYLRYGIIATNATTLYDFFVDEVPPLVYAQPGGLYVNINGNRLRNLREDQNLSLGDLAAILGVSRRTISKYEGGMSTTLDIAIKLEEMFDSAIVEAIDLLSHKTPETKHKEMPSSEKIPADFERLGLETHIMQRAPFEALVVFEKETILTGYGTTQKTIRRAALIGNISDITDSKAVCVLTDYKKKKKIGKTLIIGESELSDLSSGTDLIDMINHT; encoded by the coding sequence ATGACGCATGAAAGACTGCTTCAGACCGTAATCAGTGTCCTTCTGATGGCGGGATACAATGTATCAGAGAGGTGCGGCATACGTCCGAGAAGCTTTGATCTCATCGCGAGAAAGAGTGAGAATATTCTCGTAATAAAAGTTGTGCCGCATATAGACAGCGTAGGCGAGGATAGTGCAAGCGATCTTCATATTATTGCAACACACCTCAGAGGAAAACCAATAATTGTCGGGGAAAAGGCAAGGGATTCTGACCTTGAGAGGGGAGCTGTCTATCTCAGATACGGCATCATTGCCACAAATGCAACAACCCTCTATGACTTTTTTGTTGATGAGGTGCCGCCTCTTGTATATGCCCAGCCCGGCGGCCTTTATGTAAATATTAACGGAAACAGGCTCAGAAATCTGCGTGAAGACCAGAACCTGTCACTGGGAGATCTTGCTGCCATCCTGGGAGTATCAAGACGTACTATATCCAAATATGAAGGCGGAATGAGCACAACTCTTGACATTGCCATCAAACTGGAGGAGATGTTTGACAGTGCAATTGTTGAGGCAATAGACCTGCTCTCACATAAAACTCCGGAAACAAAACATAAGGAGATGCCCTCCAGCGAGAAAATTCCGGCAGACTTCGAGAGGCTCGGACTTGAAACACATATCATGCAGAGAGCACCATTTGAAGCGCTTGTGGTATTTGAGAAGGAGACCATCCTCACCGGATACGGAACCACACAGAAGACAATCAGGCGCGCTGCACTCATAGGCAATATATCCGATATAACAGATTCAAAGGCAGTATGTGTCCTTACCGATTACAAAAAGAAGAAAAAGATAGGTAAAACACTGATTATTGGAGAATCCGAACTCTCTGACTTAAGTTCCGGAACAGACCTTATTGATATGATCAACCACACGTAA